AAATTCACCCGGCTATTATGCGGGTTAGACAAAGACATCCTATAAAGATTAGGATGTCTTGATTACACAGATTAAACAGTGATTACACAGATGGAACAAAGGGATGAATTAACAGGGGAAAAATCGAGGTTTTAAAACGAGTTTTTAATCAATTTCGGAAATAAAAGCTGTCAAATAAAGAGGTTTATGTATTAATCTGTGTAATCTGTGAGTGAAAATCTGTGTAATCAGGTATAATGAACATTATACCAGGAGGAAGCGATGAAGAAAACATCGGGAAATAAAAAAAGTGTGCTCTTAATTGCGCTTGCGGCATTAGCGCTTTTTTTCTTTCAGAGCAGTTTAACGGCTAAAGATCTTATCCTTAACCGCACCGGAACTATCAGTGTTACCAAACCGGATGGTACTGTTTTAGTGATAGAACCGCACCAAGTTTTACCTGATATTCCTTCCGGTTCAATAATAGAAGTGTTGAATGGAGGAATCAAGATAGAGCCGTCAGAGGGTTTCATCCAAATCGTGCTCGGGGGCTCGGTAGCTACGGTGAAGGCAGGTGATAACATTACTGCTTCTATTGACCCAAAGACAGCGATGGCCGATTTTGAAGTAATAACAGGGCAGGTAAGAATTATTTCAAGAAATACAACAATTTTTATTAATGCAGGCCAGCGCGCCCAGATGAGTTTAAATGAGGCTAAGGGAATAACAACGACAACGGTAAAAAGTATATCGGGAACCATAGAAGCTGTTACTGTTGGCGTGAAAACCATACTTCCTCGGGGCACAATAACTAATATTAGCGCGGATGCCAAGACGAGGAACATTCATATTGAGTGCATCAAGGGTAACATAGAGGTGATTGCGACCGAAGGCTTGATTGCCAAATTAAAGAAAAAGGAATATGTCAGTATGCTCGGTTCTGCCGAAGGCGAGATCCAGACCTTCAACGAGAAGGAATCCCGATCTGGACCAGGTGAAGAACCGCTCCCTTCAAAACAGGGAGGTTCTTACAAATGCCGCGGGGTCTTAATCTATAAAACAGAATAGTTTGAAAAAGGGGTCAGGTCTTTACATTTAACATCCGCCCTGCGGGGCGGTATCAGAGGTAGCCGCAGGCTTTAGCCCGCGTTCATTTCAACGCACCCTTGAGGGGGCGGCTACATCAGCAAGGTAACACCATAGTCCGCCCCACCACAGGCGGGCAGGCGCGGCGGACGGGGAATAATGCAAATTTAAGGATCGTTGAAGTGCATATTAGGTACGGATACAAATAGGTAGAGATAGCAAAGTGTTTAGGCTTGCATTATGTAACGGTGAGAGGGACGATTGTCTTACATCTTTCGCAATGTTAAATGTAAAGACCTGACCCCTTTTCCGCTTTTCCGGAAATAAAGCTGTCAGATACAATGAACATTATATAAAGGAGGATTTTTATGGCGCCTATGGATATGCGGCCTGAAGGTATTCAGAATATGATGCTTGCGCCGAAAATGCTCTTGAGTATGCATGTGTTACAGCTTAACATTATGGACTTAAAAACTTTTTTGCAGGCAGAGTTGGAAGAAAATCTGCTTCTTGAAGAGGAAGAGCCGGTATCTGAGACTAAAGATGAGGATGAAAGCCGGCTTGATGAGGTGATCTCAGCGCTTGTTGATAAGAAGGAAGCGGGGAACGATGAGTTTAATATTAGCTCAGAAAACGAAAGGTCAGACATAAGGGAAGAGAGAAAAAGTTATTTTGAGAGCCTAAGTGCCGAAAAAGAAAATCTTTACGGGCATCTGCGCGAGCAGCTTGTTCCATTTGCAAAGGATGAAGAGCAGATGCGAATAGGCGAATTTATAATAGGTAATATTGATGATAATGGTTATCTTAAAGTGGATATAAAAGAGATCACGGACATGTTAAATGTTAGCGTGAAAAAAGCCAGAAACACGCTTAATCTTGTAAGAACATTTGATCCCGCTGGGGTTGCCGGACGCAACCTGAAAGAATCGCTGCTTATTCAGTTGATAAACTTAGGAAAGGGCGATAAGCATATTTACAAGATAGTTTATTGGTATTTAGAGGATCTGGGAAAAGGGAATTTTAAAAAAATAGCTAAAGCGCTTTCTATCACCACAGAAGAAGTTGAGTCAGCAAAAAAAAGAATAGCATATCTTAACCCCAAGCCCGGGGCAGTCTTTGGCGAAGATACGGCCGTATGGATAATACCCGATGTCATTTTTCATAAAAACAACGGCGGTTACGACATTGAGATAAATGAAAGAGATTTGCCCAGGCTATCTTTAGGCTCCGCTTATTATAACGCATTAAAAGATAAAAAAGCCGATCCTGTCACAAAAGAGTATGTCAGAAAAAATATTTCCCATGCCAGATGGGTTATTGATGCGGTTAGGCAGAGAAAAAACACCATTAATCGGGTATGCAGATATTTGGTTGACAAGCAAAAGGATTTTTTAGACGAGGGTGCCGGCGCGGCAAAGCCATTATCCATGAAAGAGGCGGCGGATGCGCTTCTCATTAGTGAAGCGACGGTAAGCAGAACAGTTTCCAATAAATATCTGCAGGCTCCTGACCGCTTAATCAGCTTAAAAAGTTTTTTTGTGAAAGGAATTAAACAGGATCTGGGAACGGTTTCTTCGCTGAACATAAAACAAAAGATAAAGGAGCTCGTAGAGAATGAAAATACAAGAAAACCTTTAAAAGATATTGAGATCCAGTCAGCCCTTAAAGGTCAGAGCATAAATATTTCGAGAAGAACTGTTGCTAAGTACAGGGATGCCCTGAATTTAGAGTCTTCCAAAACACGGAAGGGGTGAAAAGGGGTCAGAAAAGGGGTCAGGTCTTTACATTTAACATCCGCCCTGCGGGGCGGTATCAGAGGTAGCCGCGGGCTTTAGCCCGCGCTCATTTCAATGCACCCTTGAGGGGGCGGCTACATCAGCAAGGTAACACCATAGTCCGCCGCGCGGACGGGGAATAATGCAAATTTAAGGATCGTTGAAGTACACATTAGATACGGATACAAATAGGTGGAGATAGCAAAGTGTTTAGGTTTGCATTATGTAACGGTGAGAGAGACGATTGGCGCACATCATTCGCAATGTTAAATGTAAAGACCTGACCCCTTTTCGCAGCAAATGATGGCTATTGCCAATGAAAAAAGGGTCTCATTTTTTTGAATGGACACATAAAAGGGCAAATGGGGAAGAATTTTTTGCCACCGTATTATTGACACGGATGGAGCTTGAAGGCAAGAAGGTCTTGCAGGCGACCGTTCGAGATATAACGCAGGAGAAAAAAACGAAGCTGGAACTTGAGAAAAAAATAGAGGAACTTGAAAGGTTTAATAAAATCGCAGTTGGCAGGGATCTCCGCATGGTGGAGCTGAAAGATAAAATTAGAGAACTGGAAAAAAGGCTGAAATAACACGGATAGACACGGATAAAAAACTGATTAACACAGATGCGAGGTAAGCTATGCTGGATACAGTTAAGGTGCCAAAGCAATTTGAGCCGATATTCGAAAAGGCTCAAGAGTATGTGAGTAAATATTTCAAGGAAAGGAAAGAAGATCCTACAAAAGGCACGATTGAAATATTTGGCCAGCGGTATATTCTGGTAAGAGCCGCCTCTATGTCGGTGGACTTTTTTGATGTTGTTAAGGAACTATATAAAGAGCAAGGAGAGGAAGCGGCGATTAACATAGCAAGACAGCTTCTTTTTGATATTGCTCATACTATCGGAAAACAAGATGCCAAGAATTTTCATAACAGGATGCAACTAAAAGACCCGATTGAGAAACTTTCGGCAGGACCGATTCATTTCTCATATTCTGGCTGGGCGTTTGTGGATATATTTCCTGAATCGAGGCCGTCTGCGGATGAGAATTTCTACCTTATATACGACCATCCTTTCTCGTTTGAGTCTGATGCCTGGGAGAAAAAAAATAAGAAGAGCAATTTTCCCGTATGCGTAATGAATGCGGGTTATTCCTCGGGATGGTGCGAGGAGAGCTTTGGAGTAACTCTGGTCGCGTCTGAAATAATGTGCAAGGCAAAAGGGGATGAGGTATGCCGTTTCATAATGGCACATCCTTCGAAGATAGAGGACTATATAAGAGAATATCTAAAGAAAGAGCCGGAATTAGCAAAAAAGATCACCGCGTATGAAATACCGAGCTTCTTTAAAATAAAACAGATAGAAGAAGAACGCAGGAAGGCGGCGGATGCGCTGAGGAGTTCCGAGGAGAAATTTAGAGCCATTTTTGATAATGCAAACGACGGAATGCTTCTGGCAGATTTGGAGGCAAGAAAATTTTATACCGGCAATAGTTCAGTCTGTCAAATGTTAGGTTATAGTCTTGAAGAGATGAAGAAGTTAGGGGTCACAGACATTCATCCCAAGGAAGATCTACCCTATGTTATAGAACAGTTTGAGAGGCAACTAAGAGGAGAGATTGCAGTGGCTAAAGATCTTCCGGTGAAAAGAAAAGACGGCAGTGTTTTTTATGCTGATGTTAACAGTTCTCCTGTAACGCTGGCTGGAAAAACGTATCTCTTAGGTATCTTTAGAGACATTACCGAGCGCAAAAAGGCAGAAGATAAGATAGATGAGCAAAGAAAGTTTTTAGAAAAGGTGTTAAAATCCCTTACTTATCCTTTCTATGTTATAGATGTAAAGGATTATACGATTAAAATAGCCAATTCTGCTGCGGGGTTTGGCGATTTGTCCAAAGGATTGACCTGTTATGCTTTAACGCATAGGCGCGACAGTCCGTGCACAGAAGAACATATCTGCCCGCTGAAAGAAGTAATGAGAACTAAAAAACCTGTAATGACAGAACATATTCACTATGATAAAGACGGCAATGGAAAATATTTTGAAGTGCACGGAGACCCCATTTTTAACAGCGAAGGAAATGTTGTCCAGATGATTGAATATTCCATAGACATCACCGAGCGCAAGCAGGCGGAGAAGGCGCTGCGCGAGAGCGAGGACTATTTAGGCGCTACATTACGCTCCATAGGTGATGGTGTGATCAGCACAGATTCGGAGGGGAACATTATTAGCCTGAACTCTGTCGCTGAAAAGCTTACGGGTTGGCTCAGTTCCGAGGCAAAGGGCCGCCCGATATCTGATGTTTTTCATATTATCAATACACAAACCCGAGAAGCGGTAGAAAGTCCCGTTCCGAGTGTTATAGCCGGAGGCCGGACCGTCTTCATGGCCAAACACACATTACTTATTGCCCGTGACGGCACGGAGCATCAAATTGATGACAGCTGCGCTCCTATTTGTGACATTAACGGGAAAGTCATTGGTACGGTGATGGTTTTACGCGATATAACTGAGGAATATCGCGTGCGGGAGGCTTTGAAGGAGAAGACAGCTCTGTTATCCAGCTTGCTTGATTCTATTCCGGACCTAGTTTTCTACAAAGATAAACAAGGCGTGTATCTTGGCTGCAATCCTGAGTTTGCCCGCTTTGTTAATCGAGATATCTCAGCCATTATCGGCTTCAAAGATCATGACTTATTCAGTAAAGAGGTATCTGATTCTTTTCGCAAGCAGGACCAAATCATGTTGAATCAGGGAATGCCGCTTCAAAATGAGGAGTGGCTCACTTACCCGGACGGGACTCGTTCGCTTGTGGACACATTAAAAGCTCCGCTGCGCGATGCTGACGGCCAAGTTGTAGGCCTGCTTGGTTTAAGCCGCAACATTACCGAGCGCAAGCTGGCGGAGGAATTTTTGCGTGACAGTGAGGAAAGATTTCGCTCTCTCTTTACCGAATCAAGAGATGCCATGATGACACTTTCACCTGAGGCGGGATTCATGTCCGGAAATCCCGCTGCCATCAAGATGTTTGCTTGTAAGGATGAAGATGATTTTATTTCCAAATCGCTGGGGGTTATGTCTCCGGAATATCAGCCGGACGGCGCCTTGTCAGCTGATAAAGCGCGGGAGATGATGGCGCTGGCAATAAAAGAAGGCTCGCGATTTTTTGAATGGGTTCATAAGAGCAGGGACGGAACGGAATTCCCGGCAACTGTCTTGCTTTCAAAATTTGAAATTGGCGGCAAGGTAATCCTGCAAGCGACTGTGCGCGACATCAGCCAGGAGAAGAGAGCGGAACAAGAGATGAAAGAAGCGGTGGCAATAAAGTCCGATTTTATTTCAATGGTGTCGCATGAATTGCGAACTCCGCTTGGGGTTATTATGGAGGGGATCAATATTGTTCTTGATGGATCGTTAGGAGAGTGCAACGAAAAACAAAAGGATTTTTTGTCTATGGCGAAAAGAAATGTTGACAGGCTTGGCCGTTTGATCAACGATGTGCTGGTTATTCAAAAGATGGAAGCCGGGATGATGAAATTTAATGTGCAGGAAGGAGCCATTAATGAAGCTGTCAGGGATATCTGGTCTGCGATGCTGCGCCTCGCCGAGGAAAAAGGATTGCGGTTAGAGATGGAAATAGAGGAGAATCTGCCCAAAATAAGTTTTGACAGTGACAGGATATTGCAGGTTTTAACGAACCTTTTGAACAATGCCATTAAATTCACGGAAAAAGGAGTGGTTGCTATCAAAACGGAAA
The sequence above is a segment of the Elusimicrobiota bacterium genome. Coding sequences within it:
- the rpoN gene encoding RNA polymerase factor sigma-54, with protein sequence MAPMDMRPEGIQNMMLAPKMLLSMHVLQLNIMDLKTFLQAELEENLLLEEEEPVSETKDEDESRLDEVISALVDKKEAGNDEFNISSENERSDIREERKSYFESLSAEKENLYGHLREQLVPFAKDEEQMRIGEFIIGNIDDNGYLKVDIKEITDMLNVSVKKARNTLNLVRTFDPAGVAGRNLKESLLIQLINLGKGDKHIYKIVYWYLEDLGKGNFKKIAKALSITTEEVESAKKRIAYLNPKPGAVFGEDTAVWIIPDVIFHKNNGGYDIEINERDLPRLSLGSAYYNALKDKKADPVTKEYVRKNISHARWVIDAVRQRKNTINRVCRYLVDKQKDFLDEGAGAAKPLSMKEAADALLISEATVSRTVSNKYLQAPDRLISLKSFFVKGIKQDLGTVSSLNIKQKIKELVENENTRKPLKDIEIQSALKGQSINISRRTVAKYRDALNLESSKTRKG
- a CDS encoding PAS domain S-box protein, which codes for MLDTVKVPKQFEPIFEKAQEYVSKYFKERKEDPTKGTIEIFGQRYILVRAASMSVDFFDVVKELYKEQGEEAAINIARQLLFDIAHTIGKQDAKNFHNRMQLKDPIEKLSAGPIHFSYSGWAFVDIFPESRPSADENFYLIYDHPFSFESDAWEKKNKKSNFPVCVMNAGYSSGWCEESFGVTLVASEIMCKAKGDEVCRFIMAHPSKIEDYIREYLKKEPELAKKITAYEIPSFFKIKQIEEERRKAADALRSSEEKFRAIFDNANDGMLLADLEARKFYTGNSSVCQMLGYSLEEMKKLGVTDIHPKEDLPYVIEQFERQLRGEIAVAKDLPVKRKDGSVFYADVNSSPVTLAGKTYLLGIFRDITERKKAEDKIDEQRKFLEKVLKSLTYPFYVIDVKDYTIKIANSAAGFGDLSKGLTCYALTHRRDSPCTEEHICPLKEVMRTKKPVMTEHIHYDKDGNGKYFEVHGDPIFNSEGNVVQMIEYSIDITERKQAEKALRESEDYLGATLRSIGDGVISTDSEGNIISLNSVAEKLTGWLSSEAKGRPISDVFHIINTQTREAVESPVPSVIAGGRTVFMAKHTLLIARDGTEHQIDDSCAPICDINGKVIGTVMVLRDITEEYRVREALKEKTALLSSLLDSIPDLVFYKDKQGVYLGCNPEFARFVNRDISAIIGFKDHDLFSKEVSDSFRKQDQIMLNQGMPLQNEEWLTYPDGTRSLVDTLKAPLRDADGQVVGLLGLSRNITERKLAEEFLRDSEERFRSLFTESRDAMMTLSPEAGFMSGNPAAIKMFACKDEDDFISKSLGVMSPEYQPDGALSADKAREMMALAIKEGSRFFEWVHKSRDGTEFPATVLLSKFEIGGKVILQATVRDISQEKRAEQEMKEAVAIKSDFISMVSHELRTPLGVIMEGINIVLDGSLGECNEKQKDFLSMAKRNVDRLGRLINDVLVIQKMEAGMMKFNVQEGAINEAVRDIWSAMLRLAEEKGLRLEMEIEENLPKISFDSDRILQVLTNLLNNAIKFTEKGVVAIKTEKMDNVIKVSVSDTGPGIRNEDMHKLFGKFEQISAGNQRKTGGTGLGLAISRNIIEQHRGKIWAESEFGKGTIFSFTLPIMERRG
- a CDS encoding PAS domain S-box protein; its protein translation is MKKGSHFFEWTHKRANGEEFFATVLLTRMELEGKKVLQATVRDITQEKKTKLELEKKIEELERFNKIAVGRDLRMVELKDKIRELEKRLK